The Palaemon carinicauda isolate YSFRI2023 chromosome 43, ASM3689809v2, whole genome shotgun sequence genomic sequence CAGTTAGAAATACAGTAGGAGACTTCAATTACGGCTAATACATTTTTGTCGTTAGAAATCAGTTAGAATATTCTGTCTGAATTATGATTAATAGAACTTTGTCATCAGAAATCTGTCAGATTATTGTAcaagacttaacccttttacccccaaaggacgtactggtacgtttcacaaaactcatctttttacccccatggacgtaccggtacgtccttgcaaaaaaaaaatgctatttaaattttttttttcatatttttgataattttttgagaaaattcaggcattttccaagagaatgagaccaacctgacctctctatgacaaaaattaaggctgtaagagtaatttaaaaaatatatactgcaaaatgtgctggggaaaaaataaccctttgggggtcaaggattggaaatttccaaagagcctgggggtaaaagggttaatagaactTTGTCATCAGAAATCTGTCAGAATATTATACAAGACTTACATTATACTTAATACAACTTTGTCATCAGATTATTGTACGAGTCAATACGATTTTGTCGTCGAAATCAGTCCGAATATTGTACGAGTCATTATGCTTCGATAACCAGTTAGAATAAACACATCTTATcatgttaaataaaattttgtcGTTAAAAATCGGTTACAATATTTTTTAATGACAAAAATTGTTTAATAGAAATTCACCATCAATTTCCCAGGAATTTTATTACCAGTAACAATCACCAGCTGGAGATAGACAAACTGTGCTTACCAGcctcatataaaaatataaaataaataaaatgatcacattgaataatagaatttttttcaaCCTTTTGTGACAAAATAAATACCAATAACAATacaatttataataacaataataaaatatgattactATAATAGAAATGTTTCTGACATATCACTGTGTATTCTAAGAAAGCACGAAAATCAAACACtaattctctggttacggttcattttccctttccctacacatacacagaatagtctggcctattctttacacattctcgtctttcctcaaacACTTGAGAACAGCGagattaaaatatttcttcttcgcctaagaggttaactactgcactgtaattcttcaacggctactttcctcttggtaagggtagaagagactatgctCTCAAGCTATTCTAggaagacactacaaaatcaaaccattgttctctagtcttgggtaatgccatagcctatataccatggctttggattagagttctcttgcttgagggtacactcgagcagacgattctatcttatttcccttcttgttattttgaagtttttatagtttatatataatttactttaatgttgttattcttaaactttttgtagtatatttccttatttcctttcctcactgagctatttaccctgttggaacccttgggcttatagcatcctgcttttccaactagggttgtagcttagcaaataatagtaataataatacctataaaaAAATTCAATCCATTTCTAGTTACAAACACATTCAACATTAAAAACCCAAGTTAATGTAGCATAGAGTAATATATAATCAAATGCTTAAAATAAGGAGGCCAACACATTCAACATTCTCAATAGGGTAAATTTAATAACAGAAGGAAGATGACATTTTCAATATGAAATGAGACTGTCGACATTTGTGGCTGGAAATTATAGGCATGTAAGTTAGGTGAAGCTTACCCTAGGTCAAGAATTTAACAGAATCTGACTtataaactacaaccttagtttggaaagcaagatgctataagcccaagggccccaacaaggagaaATGTTCCAgcagtgaggaagagaaattaaccAAGAGaatgaagtaatgaactattaacatatttaaagaacagtaacaacattaaaacagatctttcatatataaactaaaaagacttatgtcagcatgttcaacataaaaacatttgctgcaagtttgaacgtcagCAGCTGAAGTACCTGACCAGATATTTCCAGTGTTTGTGGTACGGCCATTTTACATCACGATAATCTTAGGCCAAAAATTACTCAAAATCATAAAAGAACAAAGTAGACACACTTGGAAAAGCAGTGAACACAATCtcctaaaaaaaaacatgaagttaacccttttacccccaaaggacgtactggtacgtttaaaaAACCCATCcctttttacccccatggacgtaccgggacgtccttgcaaaaaaaggctataattttttttttttcatatttttggtaattttttgagaaaattcaggcattttctaagagaatgaggccaacctgacctctctatgacaaaaattaaggctgttagagcatttacaaaaaaatatactgcaaaatgtgctgggaaaaaataaccccctgggggttaagggttggaaatttccaaagagcctgggggtaaaagggttaatagaaatgttcatgaGTAAGGAAAATTATTTGCTCAAATTTCAATggaaatctactaaatttatatacatattagaaTCCAGGACTTCAGACAATCTTGAAAAGACCCCTTAGAACTACAGTACTTTAAATATCAaatagattattaatattattattactatccaagctacaaccctaattggaaaaacaagatgctataagcccaggggctccaatagggaaaaatagcccagtgaggaaaagaaataaggaaataaataactgaagagaacaaattaacaataaatcattctaaaaaaagtaatgtcaaaagagatatgtcatatataaactataaaaagactcatgtccgcctggtcaacaaaaaagcatttgctccaactttgaacttttgaagttctacggattcaacatGAATTCCCCTGGTTACAGCCTTCCTTCAAGTAATGCAAAAAATTAAATTACAGGCGAATCcataaacaaaaagatatttttGAAAAGCAAACAGTTTTAAGTAAAAGGTTATCATTATTGAGCAAAAAAGAAAGACGGAGGCAGGATCAAATCAGTTCAGAAGTAAACATTAGACAACAAGATCACTCTGAGGTTTAGGAGAATGATCGTAAAAGATGAATGACATCCGGACATAATCAGTCGATTGAAAATGGTCAAGAAAAACACGACCAGAAAAACCCATtgtagagaggcaagagagcgtgctataaataggaatgaatggcgagcgattgtgacgcagttccggtaggccctgctgctgcctccgatgccttagatgaccgcggaggtagcagcagtaggggattcagcattatgaagcttcatctgtggtggataatgtgggagggtgggctgtggcaccctagcagtaccagctgaactcggttgagtcccttgttaggctggaggaacgtagagagtagaggtcccctttttgttttgtttctttgttgatgtcggctaccccccaaaattgggggaagtgccttggtatatatatgtacaaaatctAGAGGAAGATTAAATGAATTTAACAAAGGGAAACAAAACTTTGTAAACATTATTAAACTGATCATGAGAAtcaaatgacaataaaataattgattttgacTTTTTCAACTTGAACAAGCGACCAATATTGAGGACATAAACTTAAGTAACATTTTAGTCCTTGGAAGCTGTTTGGGTCACAGACAactaattatatcatcatcattattacaagctaggctataatcccaagggctccaacagggaaaaatagcccagtgtggaaaggacaATAGACTAAaagtaaagaaatatttcaagaagtgtcatctcctcctacagctactgacgcaaagggcctcagttagatttcgccagctgtctctatcttcaagtaacaagattaaattagaCGCTTCacacaaactacaaaaacttcaaaaaaaacaagtgaaagtaaaataagatagaacagcatgccagagtgtaccctcaaacaagagaactctaatccaagagtgtcgaaggtcatggtacagaggttatggcactagagTTGGGTTAGATGAAGTTCTCTCACCTTGCAAAGTTAATATTCTGGCTGTACACGACAGCCAAACTATTATTTCAGGCCTTTAAGCTACAATTATCAACAAAATTCTCGTTTTCCAAAAGAAACAAAGCTAAAAATTTTGATTTATCTTAAAATCCTTCCTTTATCCTAATATGATTTGACTAATCGTGAAATTATTCTACGAGGCAAACGAAAAGTATGTGCATAGCTAAATTCCAGACCGATCTATATACGCTTAATAACTAATTTGCTTTGGAAAAGTTTTCCAActggaaaaaattaaagaaatgctTATTGCTACAAAACTACCAATGGATTTATTTATGCCGTTAATATTACAGAACTCGTTAACTCCAGATTAAAAGTACTATTCCATTTTGACCAATGTTCTGTCGAACTAAAAATAAACCAAGCTAGCGATGGAAGGAAGTTCTAAAGCATCCAGTTTGGTAAGAGATGTATTCAGGACTTTAAATTTCAGAAATGTCTGTAAGAAGGCCCTGGAAATCATGGAAAAAGGGGACATACAAAGATTTCAAGTATTACAAGTCTTAACCCCATAAGAAGTTATGGAAAAATTTAAAACTACGGCAAAGTTCGAAAGTGTGACTGGACAAGATGTATACAGATTGAGACTCGAAAGTTGACCAAAGACAATAATGAATTCATAGACAAAGATGAATAATTGTATGTTGTGACATTACTCAGGTAACGAATTTTAGGAAAACAAATAAAGACTTCTGCGACTCAACAGAGACGTAGACAgttatgaaaaaacaaaataaataataatttcctcTTTAAATTGACAGAACAGTACCCTAAAAGTTATCAATAATACTTCTATGGATTTTAACTTCCCGTTAAACTTTTTtaacttaataaaagaaaaactaggGTTCATTCACACCCCAGTCTCGGTTCACTCTCTGTTCTGTCTAGTAACTAGGGTGTTCACActctcggtccgatcagtgtcttggcaaaattaaaaatataagtaaaaagcaTAATTGTATAAGAATCttgttcagtgatactaggaaatgtatttatgCAGTGAAAATTAGCCTGTAACTGTATTTTTTTCCATCACGACTGGAACGCCACTGTGAATGCTTCCACTTAAAATTATGTAATAATATTTGACTGGACCAATAGTGTGAATCAACCCATAGAGTCTAGCTTAACAATGTTCACATACACTTTTAACATACTACAAAATCTAAACTCCCAATGACTTACAATCACCACCACCTTCCGAACATTACATAGGAGTCTATGAGCATCTTCTCGTTAGTATTGCTGCTGTTAATAGTCGTCTGGGAGGGGGGGAGAGGAAGCGCATCCCACCCGGTCACGCACCGCCACCGCCAAGGACTCCCTCGTAGACGTCATGCAGGTTAGAGGCGACTGCCGTAGGACGATTAGTGATTTCTTGTTAATAGGCATCAAACAACAAAATCACTAGTCTTCCATACTGCACGTGCCATTGTTAGtggagttagtagtagtagtagaacagCGGCAGAATTAAAAGCGTTGCCTAGGGTAGGACACGGGAGGACGCTATCGTAGTGGTTGGACCCCAAATGTAAGTATGAAAACTAGCCTATTTATACAATAAACCTTTTGGCGTACTTTACAGTCCAAGGTGCTAATGTGATCTTGAAAAAgtgtaaaaaaactataaaaattatactatAAACCTTTTTGCCTACTTTACAGTGTAAGGTGCTAATGTCTTCttgggaagaattaaaaaaaaaaaaaccctatgaaAACCAATTTATAAAAAATTCCATTTTACTTGAACATGATATTACTGAGACTACACGTCTGTGTATGTTAAAGGAGAACTTTTATAGATTGGATTTCTTATACAAGCTAAGGGCTTACAAATGTGTCAGTATGTCCTAATGGAGAATTTTTAGAGTGAGAATTTTAtacaagttaatttttttttcttttactaatttcaaACCATAGCAGTTAATTTACTCTGCTAAGCATAAATATAAATCTAAACTGAAATATTCCGTCGATAGCTTGGCCCAATATACAACTATCTATGGGGGTGGAGATGAAAATGTTAGTAGTTTTCCAAAAGCTAAAACGGAAAAGTTAGTTACAATATTGTTAATTAAGAGGCAAGCAATTGACCCAACATGGAATTTGACATGCAAGTACAGGCACTCGAAGACTTCATGCGATTACAGTAGTCATGTTATAATCCATTTCGTCGTATTACCAAAAGTACGATACCCATAATGCATTTCATCTATACATCGCTTACATGCTATTTAAAACAGCTTAGCAGTAGTTTCACTTATGTTATCATTCTTTGATTGCCGTTGTGGTTGACATTCTTCTTTATTAACGACAAATCGTTGGAAAGTGCAATGTCTCAAAAACAgtaggccgggaggaaaaaggaaatgaagatatGACAAgcgatttaatgttattattacaactctaggtcttttcatttttcctcacGGCCTGctgtcaatgttgttattattagaaCTCTAGATCTTTtcatttttcctcccggcctggtgtcgatatgcatatatttatattacacacacacacacacgtgtgcatgCTTATAGCAGTCTGGTCCCCTTTGTACTTTCTCCAATTtaaaaatttgtgaaaaaaaaaggaataccatAGTGTTAATGTGGTTAAATTCTTTTTCATAAATTACATTGTAACCCCCAAACCTCTTCTAGTTATGCCCACAGCATACCACCCGAGGTTTAATATTATTAAACAGAGATTTTACCAGACCGAGTCGAGCCTCTTACCTCTGTTGGAGTAGATACTGGGCGTGTTTGATCTGTGGTTCGGTGCCGTTGATGGTGATGATCCTGTCGTTCCCTCCGGGCCGAATGTCCTCGATGGTGATGGCAGCGCCGGAATCAGCGCGGATCTTGCGGATCCTGGCCCCACCCTTGCCGATGATGGCTCCTGCAGCGTCCTTCGGGATGGTTACCTGGAATCAAATCATACGTTGAGAGCTCCGCCCgacttgtgtgtgtgagagagagagagagagagagagagagagagagagagagagagagagagagagagagagagagagagagagagagagagagagacttactgatGAGAGATAAATcacctttgttttttcttgaaaatgataaACTTCATGATTGaaataactaactctctctctctctctctatctggttTTTGATAAAAACTATTTCTtgagaaacaaaatatatattacctCATTAAAAATGAATTTACTTTCTTTCCTTCTTAGCATATATCATTTACTGATTTGAACATACATTTTAGAATACAGTTCTTTCATGCATTTAAATCTACGAGGTTATTTTAGCGCACACGTTTTAGTGTAAGAACAGTTTCCCAGCGGGACCCACGTAGCAATATTCTGGTCACCGAAAGGTAAGCTCCAGTCGACAGATTGAAAACAAACTTACAGCATAGGATGTAGAAGAGACATATCACTTAGTCTATGAAACAAAAatcaactaataataatatcagcttTCCATTTAAAGGTTTCAAATTCTTCTATTTCTCTAAACACAATAAACACTTACCTTCTAAGGTACTAGACAATCAAAATAACATCAACTACTGTATCCCCATCACCTACAAGCTGTTCCAGCTAAATCGACTTCCAACAGGCTCTGTGAGTTGAAAAACGGAGACCCCTCACCATCAATAGAACATCTTTAACTATCCCTTCCCCATCACCAGCAAGTGCTGTCATCGATATACAATAACTGCTTCCAAGACGTTCTGTAAACCGAACAATTTCAAGAGTCCTGACCGTCAAACTGACATTTTCATGTTCCCATGACATGCACGGTGGGTCTTGCAGTAAACTACGTCATTGACGCTCCGTAAATTGAATAATTTCAAGTTCCTGACCGTCAAAATAACAACTTTAACCGTCCCCATCACCTGGAAGTTGTATGCTAAATATACCTACATCCAAGGCACTCCGTAAATTGAACAACTTCAAAGACTCCTGCCTgtcaaaaaaaaacttttaactgtCCCCAGTAACTGAAGTTGTATCCTACCTAAACTTACACCCTAGACACGTAAATTGAAGAACTTCCAAGACTCCTGAGCGTCAATATAACATCTTTAACCGTCCCACCTGAACCTACATCCAAGATGCTCCGTAGATTGAACGGCCTTGAGATGCTTGCCCATCAAAATGACGATCTTAATTGTCCCCATCAACTAGAATTTGCATCCTACCTAAACCTATATTCAAGACAATTAAAAGAACAAGGTCTGACCCCTCCCTTTCCTTACCTGTGTGGTGGTGGTAGGGAGATCACCATTATTGTGGAGGTCACTTCCATTCATGAAGGCCTTGACCTTGTGCATTCCCCCTTCAAAATCACCATCCAACGGGCCGCCTCCTCTCATGGGGGGAGGTCCGCGTGGAGGACCCATCGGCCCCCGTCTTCCGAACGGCGGAGGACCGTGCAGTCCACCCGGGGGCCCGTTGGGGGGTCCCATTGGTCCGCGTCCCATCAAACCCCCTCCCATAGGAGGTGGCCCACGGGCCCCCATGGGGCCTGCCGGGAACCTGTTGCCCTTGCTTGCGTCTCCCCAGCCGCCGTACTCGCCGGCGAAGAATTCGTCAAAGTTGTGGGCATTGTACGGATTGTTGATTCCTTTCACAGGACTCTGAAAAATTAAAGGGAGAATTAAATCTTCAACTCGCATTAACCGTACTTATTTAGAGTTTACGTAGCGTAACTAATAAGTGAATAAAGATAAAACGTAACTGTCTACTGCAATAACCGAATGAATTTTCTCTTCAGCTACATGAAAGGTGTAATGTCTGATCCTCACAGGGTTAAAGAAAGACCAAAATTCTAGATCGTAAGAGATATTTCAAGGAGGGGAGTTTACTTTAAACTAGCTACTTGCAGACACGAAGGTAATATGTTAATTTAAAAATCTTTGGACTTGAGTAAACACAGCCCTtaaagagagaatttaatttgacaATGGATACGCAAACTTATGCGTTCATTATCAAAACTAATATTGTGTAGACGAGATTtcttcttttactactactactactatctctaTAAGCTCATCCCTATTTCTTCGCTCAATCGCAACTCCCTCATATCTCTTTTCACACAGTCAATCCATAGGAATTTTGATCTACCTAACCATCTCCTACATGGTAGTCTCACATCCACCATCTTTCCTCTCATCTCTCTCCACGTTCATACCATCTCGGTCTACTTTCCCTCACCTTGGTTAAAGCTGGCGTTATTTCGAGAGAGAGCCTCTTTACATGTTTGTTCTCAACTTTATCCTTTGAATTCTGAACTATGATCCTAAAACTTTCATCGCGACAGTGCTCTGAACTCTTACCTCCTTCAGGAGCTCTATGATCCTTGTGATTGCTTGGACGGCCTTCTTGCGATCACCCGTGATCTGGATGACTCTGTCTGTCGAGTGTGGGCAGCAATTTGTGTAGACTTTGATCTGTCCTCCACATTCCTGGAAAAAGAACCATTTCACGTTACTGGAGTACATTTCTGCGCATTGAATTTTGGGAAGGCGAGAAAACGGACGAGACGATTCAGTTTTTTAAATTCTGGTTCTtagattttttcattttatcaacCTATCATAGGTTTCTTTTCTGCAAACCAACCAGACCTTTGCGTCAACCTATTATGGGTCTAAATATAATAAACCAATTCTGGGTCTCAATAACTTAATAAACCAATTCTGGGTCTCAATATCTTAATAAACCTATTCTGGGTCTCAATATCTTAATAAACCTATTCTGGGTCTCAATATCTTTATAAACCTATTCCGGGTCTCAATATCTTTATAAACCTATTCTGGGTCTCAATATCTTAATAAACCTATTTTGGgtctgaatattataataataaacctATTCTGGGTCTCAATATCTTAATAAACCTATTCTGGgtctgaatattataataataaaactattctgGGTCTGAATATTATAATAAACCTATTCTGGgtctgattataataataaaactattctgGGTCTGAATATTATAATAAACCTATTCTGGgtctgaatattataataataaacatattctgggtctgaatattatta encodes the following:
- the LOC137634026 gene encoding heterogeneous nuclear ribonucleoprotein K-like isoform X4, producing the protein MKRMSEMEGETPLKRARPAGDTELRLLIQSKAAGSVIGKGGQNISRLRSENPASIIVPDCPGPERVLTIGGSEDVVLKVLSEVLECLDEAQQKGNTETDARILVHQSQAGCVIGKGGSKIKELREECGGQIKVYTNCCPHSTDRVIQITGDRKKAVQAITRIIELLKESPVKGINNPYNAHNFDEFFAGEYGGWGDASKGNRFPAGPMGARGPPPMGGGLMGRGPMGPPNGPPGGLHGPPPFGRRGPMGPPRGPPPMRGGGPLDGDFEGGMHKVKAFMNGSDLHNNGDLPTTTTQVTIPKDAAGAIIGKGGARIRKIRADSGAAITIEDIRPGGNDRIITINGTEPQIKHAQYLLQQSCSSLPVSSSVREFGGRQGLRF
- the LOC137634026 gene encoding heterogeneous nuclear ribonucleoprotein K-like isoform X1 — protein: MFRGMLNRAASPDARDWKYQRQQGMKRMSEMEGETPLKRARPAGDTELRLLIQSKAAGSVIGKGGQNISRLRSENPASIIVPDCPGPERVLTIGGSEDVVLKVLSEVLECLDEAQQKGNTETDARILVHQSQAGCVIGKGGSKIKELREECGGQIKVYTNCCPHSTDRVIQITGDRKKAVQAITRIIELLKESPVKGINNPYNAHNFDEFFAGEYGGWGDASKGNRFPAGPMGARGPPPMGGGLMGRGPMGPPNGPPGGLHGPPPFGRRGPMGPPRGPPPMRGGGPLDGDFEGGMHKVKAFMNGSDLHNNGDLPTTTTQVTIPKDAAGAIIGKGGARIRKIRADSGAAITIEDIRPGGNDRIITINGTEPQIKHAQYLLQQSCSSLPVSSSVREFGGRQGLRF
- the LOC137634026 gene encoding heterogeneous nuclear ribonucleoprotein K-like isoform X3: MFRGMLNRAASPDARDWKYQRQQGMKRMSEMEGETPLKRARPAGDTELRLLIQSKAAGSVIGKGGQNISRLRSENPASIIVPDCPGPERVLTIGGSEDVVLKVLSEVLECLDEAQQKGNTETDARILVHQSQAGCVIGKGGSKIKELREECGGQIKVYTNCCPHSTDRVIQITGDRKKAVQAITRIIELLKESPVKGINNPYNAHNFDEFFAGEYGGWGDASKGNRFPAGPMGARGPPPMGGGLMGRGPMGPPNGPPGGLHGPPPFGRRGPMGPPRGPPPMRGGGPLDGDFEGGMHKVKAFMNGSDLHNNGDLPTTTTQVTIPKDAAGAIIGKGGARIRKIRADSGAAITIEDIRPGGNDRIITINGTEPQIKHAQYLLQQSVREFGGRQGLRF
- the LOC137634026 gene encoding heterogeneous nuclear ribonucleoprotein K-like isoform X2, which gives rise to MLNRAASPDARDWKYQRQQGMKRMSEMEGETPLKRARPAGDTELRLLIQSKAAGSVIGKGGQNISRLRSENPASIIVPDCPGPERVLTIGGSEDVVLKVLSEVLECLDEAQQKGNTETDARILVHQSQAGCVIGKGGSKIKELREECGGQIKVYTNCCPHSTDRVIQITGDRKKAVQAITRIIELLKESPVKGINNPYNAHNFDEFFAGEYGGWGDASKGNRFPAGPMGARGPPPMGGGLMGRGPMGPPNGPPGGLHGPPPFGRRGPMGPPRGPPPMRGGGPLDGDFEGGMHKVKAFMNGSDLHNNGDLPTTTTQVTIPKDAAGAIIGKGGARIRKIRADSGAAITIEDIRPGGNDRIITINGTEPQIKHAQYLLQQSCSSLPVSSSVREFGGRQGLRF